The nucleotide window TTAGATGCAATGAAAGTAAAAGTAGAGGctccataattattatgtataAGTGGCCTACGGAAGTTAAGGTTAGAGACAAATCTAGTGTAATGGCTATGGAAGTCAGAAGCTAGAGGTAAAGTTCCAGAAAAAATTGTTGGGATACCTGTTGGATTGTTTATGATTTTATGGGCAAAGAGTGCtacttttagtttgaaaatattatcaagTTTTAGGATATCCAGTAAGTTGTAGTAAGGCATGGCATTCTCTCTACTgtgtgcaaaaaaaattgaacgaatgcatttattttgcttagttCTGATTTTATTTAGCCTAGTTTTGCAAGCACTTCCCCAACTAGTGATAGCATAGGTCAAATAGGGATAGATGAAAGAGTAATACAATTGTTTCAGAGTATGCAGATTTACATAGTGTCTCAATTTGGTAATAATTCCTATATTTTTTGCTAATTTATTGTTAATATGCTTAATCTGAGGTCCCCAATTTAAGTGTTGATCAATATAGGCACCCAGGTATTTTATTTGGCTTTGGATCTTGATGTCATTTACATTTATATACTTCCACTTAACCTTGAGGATGAGACTAGGATATAATTTGTCTTTGAAAGGTTTATAGATAATTTGTTTGTGGCACAGTACTTAACTACTaacttaaattcttcattcatAACAGACTCTAGGTTACGCAGGTTATTACTTGTATAAAACatattagtgtcatcagcaaagattCGAAAGGATAGTTTGCTTGAACAGTTtggtaaatcattaatatagagcagaaataacaatGGCCCCAAAGTTGACCCTTGAGGTATACCACAAATAATGGTCTGACTGCTAGATATAGTGTCACCAATTTTAACAACCTGATTTCGATTGTATAAGTAACTTTCGAACCATCTAAGAGGATTACCACGTATACCATAGCTATAAAGTTTCAATAACAGAATATCGTGGTTAAttgtgtcaaatgcctttgaaaaatcaagaaaaagacCACAGGTGACCAACTTTTTATCCATAGCCTTCTTAAGCGAGTCAGTAATTTCTAAGATAGCCTGCTCGGTTGAGTAACCCTTCCTAAATCCAAATTGGTACTTATACAAAATACTATATTTTTCGAGAAAGTTATATAGTTGATTCTAGATTAGCTTTTCAAGGACCTTACTAAAGGATGAGAGAGTTGAAATAGGCCTATAGTTGGCTGGGTCAGTCGCATCACCATTTTTATAAACTGGAGTAACCTGTGAAATTTTTAATATGTTTGGAACTACACCAGTTTCGATCGATTGATTATAAATTTGTGTAAATGGAACAGATAATGGCTCAGCAGCTATTTTTATAAGTTTATTAGGAATGCCAATTGATGATTTATTTGTATCGAGGTTTTTGAACAAATTAGAGACCTGAGCTTCTGTGACATTTTCCATAACAAAACTGTTAATTAATGGTGACGAAATATATTGTGTAGGATTGTCATTACTTTTGTCAATTTTACTAGCCAAGTTTGGGCTCACattaataaaatgtttattaaaCTGATCTGCAATATCTTCAGTGCTGGTATAAATCTTGTTATTCCTAGCTATTTTCTGGGGAGTAGTTTGgctttttgtctttctctttatCAATGTGCCAATTAATTTCCAAGTagcttttaaattacttttacaCATCTCAAAATGCCTGCAGAAGTATGTTTTCTTACTAATATTCTTAAGTTGGTTAATTTTATTTGAGTATTTTTTGTACTCAGCTATTTTGGCTGGATCATTAGATAAAAAATGGGTTTTGTACATAGCATGCTTAGATTTAATACAGTACCGCctggaagtattgacccctttacCGCGTCATTGCCGCGTCACCCTGTCGCGGCTTTCCCTCGGTATTCCCGCGGTAGGCCGCTTTTCTGCCGAGGGAAATTTACGGTTAGGCTCCAAAGTTGCCGCGGGAAAGTCAACCGAGGTAAACCCTCGGTAATTAAAATTCCGCGGTAGAGTTGGGTTTCCGTTGACTTTGTGTTTCGATAAGCTTTTGTAGATCGGCAGGtatgttttgcaggttgcaggttgcaggttgaaatttactgtgactgttacatgaatagctaaccttaggcctaattaggcctaaagaaacgtttttaggcctaaggaggcctaaagaaacgtttttaggcctaattaggcctaaggttagctattcatgtaacagtcacagtaaatttcaacctgcaacctgcaacctgcaaaacataCCTGCCCATTGTAGATTGTAACGTTGAAACCCCACCGAACAACAGAAACTGAACAAGTTTCGGCTGAAAATTGCCAACAGCAAAGAGGGTTATAGCCGCTAATCATGCATCTTGGTTACCTTTTTCTTTAACATGCGAAAAGAATATCCGTACTGTAGCTAGATTCCGACCACATTTGAAACCTTCTTTGCGACATGCATTAGTATTTTGATTGCAGTGATTATTTCGAAGACTTATCGTGGACTATTCATTCGAAGGTTCGACGCTTGTGCCACTTGCGTGGACTTCGCCGTCATTTTATACATTTAAGTTTATGGGAGAATATGTCCGCTTGTTTTTTGCAGCTCAGCGCACGGAACATACATTCATTCATCTATTATTTCGATATCCTGCAAACAGGAGAGGGTTTTgacaatatttacaaactgaaagCTTACATGTTCAGGGTGAACGGCTCGAAAACCTTGCGTGACCAAGTTACGACTTCTTGTGGTTTCCTACTTCAGTATTACTTTCTAAGGTTGTTTAGTGTaacaaatcacaaaaaagaaaaacactccaAGGAAAGAACCCACGATATCAAACCCCTGAAATagtcgaaaattatttgatctaAACTGAAAAGATTGTTTTCGTGCTCTGGGTAATCATTGGTGCGTATCGGCGTGGTTATGCAAATTTATCACGAGTGGACGCCCGCTGCGAAAAGAGTTGCACGTGAAAGCGCAACGTGAGCACCGGAGCAAAGATGCTTCGAACATTCTaaagtttgtttcgcttgctggttttgcatttgttaaaatTCGTATGCAAACGATGAGCGTTCAGATAAGTAAGAGACTTCTTTTCTCCACTAACTACAGTCtattcttaaatttgttttccatgcgTAATCAACATGCtgtaattaaaaaatatttatggaagtcaagtagactattgcacgactgataaaacaacgcgaaaatgtattttgctgCAATTGCTATGATATAAAaatttattgctgatgaaaagcgatgaaaaaaaaaccattcttAAATTATTCGTCGGTACGTTTGGTCTCAAAATAGTACCGACAAAGGCTCCGATGCCTCGGAAGAATGTTGCgattaaaaatgaaatttgacAAGTTTAGCAATAATACAATGTATGTGGAAGGAATACCTGCTTTTAACCAAAATGGCGAtgataaaacgaagacaatcgcacaagtttgaatttcaggtctccaaataaaataaagtcagGCTTAGACGAAAAGAGATACAATTGAAcctttttcaaaaccaaacaaataatttcTCACGCACACATACAGTATTACAACCTGGAGAACAACGAGTGTTGCGTTGGCTGGATAATCAAGCTGTCGCTTACACTGTATCTTTAAAGAAGTCTTCAGTTTTACATTATGTAAAGATTATAAAATTTGAGTCCTTACGTAAATGGCACActttctcattttgattacaattTCTTGCATTAAGAATCGATTCTTCACACCATGAGATATACAAGAGCAACAGATCATCGTTCTTTCCCGCGGCAAGCCTCGTCTTTTCTCCCGTGGCAAATTTCCCGCGGCAAAGTGCACCTCGGCTTTaccgagggaaaaaaatttgcatacctcggTGCCGCGCGTCCACTACCTGCGGTAAAGACGAGGTATTGCCTCGTCCCtaggggtcaatacttccagGCGGTACTGTAGATTTAACGATTCCTCTTGTTAACCAGGGTTTTTTTAAGAGCCTTTGTTGATTCCtagacaattttatttttggtgcGTGTTTTTCAACAATCAATTCAATTGCATCGATAGTGCGAGCTGTTACTTCATGCAAATCATTGCATTGATCAGCAATTGCATTCCAGTCGATTGAATGAATGTCATGGAGATATGATTCTGTGTTGAATTTACTGTAATCTCTAAAatacatattttgttttgtttgctttttgagAGGTGTGTCAACTAAACAAAAGACTGGCAAATGGTCTGAGATATCAACTGTGGCAATCCCAGAGGTCAATCTATTAATAGTGTTGGTATAGATGTGATCTATCAATGTCGCTGTATGACTAGTGATTCTAGTAGGTTTAGTTATGACTGGTAAAAGATTAAAAGAGTAGATCATGTCAAGGTATCTCTCTGTTTGCTGGTGACAATGATACTTAAGAAGGTCAATATTCATATCACCCATTTATACATGTCATATTTGTTAGGGTTAAGTTGGTTTAAAAGTTCatcaaatttaattgtaaattcTTCCACATTTGCAGTCGGGTGTTTGTAGATACAGCCAATCATAATGTGCTTTCTATTATTGTTAGGGTCAATTTCAACCCAACAGGACTCGACTAATGGTAGATCTATTTTCAAATCAGGTCTTGGAATGGCTTTGAGAGCTTTGTTGACATAGATAGCTGCACCTCCTGCAGGTGTGGGTGAATCagtatgaaaaaaattataatttgataTGTCAAGATTAGATACAGAATTGGAACTCGATCTAGTCTCTGTTATAGCCATTACAGCCGGTCTCGAGTCCAAGAAATATAACATGTCATTTAATAGGGTCAGATTTTTTGTCAAACTTCTTATATTACAGTGGAAAAGGAAAATACCTTTACCCTGGGTGGTATGAGATAAATTATTTAGTTTTGACACACTATAGTACTCAGACTGTGGATTGTTAAATATAGAATCAGGGTCAGCTTCATTATTTTTATCAGGATTTGGTAGAATGTTATAAAGATCAGATTTCATTAATTCATCAAATTGTCCAGTCCAATTACCAATCACAAAGCTAAATTCTCTGTCATCAAGATCATAAAAGGGAAGTACCTGCAGTGAATTCATGGCGGCAAGCTTATCCAATGACATACACAAATattaacaaatcaaaacaaaaaattaaatttagaaTAGTAGTAATTCAATGATTGCTTATCTGGTCGAGATAATCCTCAAATTGTTCGTGTGTCACAAAGGCTTGTGTGGGGGACATATCATTCACTTTCAGCATAATTTTACCGTTGCTTGTCCACAGGTATttcaaattgttatttctcttgTACTCCCTTATGCGACCAAAGAGCCTCTTGCGATAACTAGTCAAGGATTCATTGATAAAGATCTTGCCATTCCCATCTTCAACTGAGGGCAGGTGGCTGATGTTTTTTCCTACCAGGTTCTTCCGATGCTTGTACAGTTCTTCCCTCTTATCTCTCTGAATAAATTTCACAATGAGACGATTTTTTACATTCTTTGAGTCTGGGAGTTTATGCGCGGCGGCAATATGGCGATCATCAATTTCAACACCAGCGAGCAAGCCAACTTCTTTCACAAATTGATTGGGGTTTTCATACGATGAGATCGGTACGCCGTTGATTTCTAAACAATCTCTCCTCAGATACAGTTGAGTCTCATCAAGAGCGCTCTCGACCCGGTACAATGACTGATCTTGTCTGTCGATTGTCCTCGCCAGCTCTCCGAGTTTCTCCTCAAGCGAATTTACAATCGTTGTATGTTTTTTATCGAGGTTAGATATTTCGCTTTTAACACTTTGGAGAGCAGCTATGGCAGTGTCATATTTCTTGGAGACAAAATCTTGAGACTTCTCCAACTCGTTACATCTCTCAGTTAGTGCTTTGATGCTCGATTTGAGTTCAAGTATCTCGGTTTTAATTTCACGTCTTATACTTGGTAGAAATTCATCATTCCAAATTTTTCGTAATCCTTTTGCACTTAAACCTTGATCCGGCATGCTTCAATGAGTAATAAATGAGTTCCAGGTCGACATAAAGATGAAGAAAGCCAGTACTCACGCAGCCATGTCACGCCGCCATGTTTATGCAAATCAACCCCAGGTGTCATGTGGGTCTGTTTCTTCGTAAGTGTGCTCTGAGAGGCAGTCTGGTTTTCCACTTTCACCAAAAACCAGACTTGATCCACATGAATGGAGGGGACATACAGTACATTCATCGCTTGACTAGTTAACCCATTGAAACCTCAGGTGCTCTAGGAATCCCCCAGTTGACAACTAAAATTGTCTGacatcagacagagtaaaatctgttacatACACTGTAATATGTCTCACTCCcaagggtcaatgggttaatttaaTGTTATAGTTTGATTGATTCATGGTCACCCCAACGAGAAGTAACTTAGTCTAGGATTGTACAGTAGATGaacattattttcttttcagCATGCATTGGCCACTTTTCCAATGCTAATAAGTTTTTTCGGTTTGTGTTTGGTCAATACTGGTGAAGTGATCAAGGCAGTTAAGGCATCCATCAATTGAGATGAAGACAGCATCTTGGGGTAAGGGAATTTTGTCATTTTGGGCTGAGATTTTCTTGACATTATTGGTTTCTACGGTAccaattgttgtttttgttttcagggcAGCATATGCCAATTGCTCATTGGAGAAACATTGCCTAAGGGCACAGATGTCTCTTTTCTTACTGAGATGATTGAGGTAATCTAGTTTCATGTACAGTTTATTTGTTGATTACCTTTGGGCAAGATTTAAGTAGAGCCAGTCATCAGCTGACTTAAAGAAGAATTTATGGAAGGGTGCTACTGGGAAATTCCTGTTTTCATTCTGTCATTGCTAGTTTGCTTGTATTTCACTCTGTTAGTCTTTCCTTCATTTTCCTGCCTCCCTCTCCTCTAGGCAACAGATAACGTAAATTCGACAGGTTTCTACATAGTAAATCCCATTGTGATGGTCCCATGGATAAAGGGCATAAACTAAAAGGCCATAATTTATATCAGAGACCCTGATATCTTCTTCTCCTTGTTGTACCCTATTCATCACCTCAGCTGTCAAGGTTACACTACTATGTTAAAgagatttaataataataataataataataataataataataataataataataattaacaattattcgccaaaggcgaagtgattatcggtgattattcaccgagacgaagtcaaggtgaatattcaccgataatcactgagcctgaggcgaataattgttttagtataaatacacaggtgattatttcaaaaaagaggaaaaaaaaacatttcaatgcgaaatcatcttcacttacagtggcaaaatgactactggcagccattttgtccgtcgaggtgattataggctgataatccgagatagcgagccaatgagagcgcgcgattttgtataatcacctgtgtatttatactaataaatattattcattTTAGCCATAATTATTGTGGTCAAAAGTGGTAATAATTCTCATGcccacttacatgtacatcccCTTTGCTTTGGCTAATCTTGTTATCTTTCTTGATAGGACACAGTGGCCCAGGCTGATGAAATAGATAATAAATATTTACAGGTGATGCTATTTTCAGTGCAAAAAACGTTGATTGTTAATGTTACTTTTTAGTTGTCAATGCAGCTGAAATTGAAAGATGACAGTCTGGGACACCTTGATCCTCCAGTCTGTCTGCCCTGCAAAATGATTTatgccttaattttttttaccaaatatACTCATTATGTTATCTTGCATTGGGCATGCTTAAAAGTTGTTCCAGCTCTTTAATTTTGTATGTGAATGGTTTCCTCCTCGTAATCAAGCAATTGCAAGTTCAAAAGCCCCTacttatatttttattttcaatgctTAATATTATTCCTGAACTGAGTTTTCCGGTTGAGTGGACACTGTCAACCTGAACAGCACAGCTATGCACCAGGAATTGGTTGAACTGCCCTACATGTATGCAATTTTGCCATTCCCAAATGAAATAGGACTATGCGTTATGCATCTGCATCAAGAGTAGTCAATATGCTGGATTATGTTTAGTTCTTTTTCTCTGTGGTTTCTTTTTTAGTTCGAAGGTGGATTGCGTGTCACTTCATTGGTTGTGTATGCGACTTACTCATTCTCTGATTTCTTAGGCAAAGCCCCAGCCATTACTGAGGTACGATAATGAAACTTGTACTGAGGATATTTAAAGTTCAGTTTACTTGGTAGTGTTTACTTAATGGTTGGTCATACATGGAGTAACTTAAAAATTGagtttatttttgtgatttgtcaGGAACAAGTAATCAAGTTTACAAACTATCTGCTGACAAGAAAACATGTCCAGTCCGTAAGGGAAACTGCCACTCTGTTGCTGGCTGTAAATAAACTTGGAAATAATCTGGTGAGTGATAattacttacatgtaaataaaagTCAAGCATTGATCCTTCATGGGAACTTCATGGGTCCTTCATTGGCACATCATGGGGCTATTATTGGCCCTTTGTCAATTGTGGGTCCCATTACAAGCCCCTCAGGCATGGGTGTCATAAGTTCccagtacatacatacatgtagctatTGCAGTGACAATGgctaaatacatgtacatgtacttagtGCTTTCAAGACCATTACAAACGCGTTGAAAAGAAACTAGTTTGTGGACGtgttggttttatttttcaaacgTGTTGACTCTTTGTTCTCAATGCGTTGTCAACGCGTTTCATGGTTTGCTTatctttgagcggtactgtacttAAAGACTATAACCACATAAGACAATACATACACACATCAAGAGTAACTTTCTAGGTACTGTATGAggagatttttaaaaaacttcaCTCCCTTCAAGAGTCgtttttgtatttcatttgAAGGGGAAGATGATAACCATGTTAAATTTAAGGGTTGACGATGATGTGTCTCTCCCAAgaaatgcattttctttcttgtcctatgttttttaagttttatgtTCCGGTTGTTGTACAGCTGTATGGTTCTCCTGTTGTCTCAGATGAGCAAAAATTAGTCAAGGTCCAtgaattattttatctttttaagTTATTTACTGCACTTGCACATCTCCAGATATACAATTTACTGTTTGTAAAGAATGTTCAGGCCATGGGGACCACTGGATGGAGTTCATCCTGGTTTCTGTGTCATTAATGTGCTAGGATTATTGCTACAGTACCAGTTGCCCTGGATAAGGTGCAGGTCTATCACAAAGGTACCCCTCAGCAACAAATGTCTGGTACCCatttattcttttttgttttttttgtattttaacactgtttatttgttttcatattaATTACATCTAATGCACAGAGAACCTTACACTAAACCACATAAGTCTCATTTAATGCATACTTTACTtatgacacacacacacacacacacacacacacacacacacactcactcacacacacacacacgcttCATATTGGAGGTCCGAGGGGTATGTATGTgcgtacgtatgtatgtatgtatgtatgtatgtatgtatgtatgtatgtatgtatgtatgtatgtatgtatgtatgtatgtatgtatgtatgtatgtacgtcagcgacatccaaaatatattgtcatcttgtagcgcaagctgagggttttgcactccatgtgaatttattttactgtgactaaatttaacgaaagccttggggggTCGATcaacattcccccccccccccatcccccctcaAACTGAACCGGGTAcatgtttgctgacgtgaaaaatgcttgcaagacttataattagagctttatgagaaacattcgtattactcgtttGTATTAGTATGTggccgtatgttagtcgtatgtatccttatcatatgacccgtacggtcccgcacgcgctttcattgcaaaactattgagaaaatccccgcatgagggccgtacgcgatggcgcgagcagggcctgAAAAAGGCATCCGGCCCTactaggatcgcgtacggccctcatacggggattttctcaatagttttgcaatgaaagcgcgcgcaagatgcgaactaaaacaatttttcggtcaaaatgagcgacgtaagtgaacattctgaattttgttacccgaaaaaaaaaaaagggaaaagcgcggtggtcatatgataaaatgcttattgactgagttaggtcgggccggacaagaaaatatttggccctcggtcgtggcgctcggtccgtacgctatgacctcgggccaaatattttcccgtccggccctcccactcagtcaataacccatacgtatGTTACCTGTATGTTAGTCGTACGTAAGTCGTATGTTAGtctatgtattcgtatgtatccctatgttccgtatgttactcgtatgttacccgtatgtactcgtgtggtgttttagttaTGATCCTTTTGTTGCTGTTTGCTTTAAAAGGCTTAAGTCCTTATCGCCAACTACGTCTACATAGAGGTCAGAGGGCATAATGTTGACAGTTGCCCCACAGTCGAGTTGGAAGTTAATGATGGAACTGTCAATCACCAGGCGGGCGAAGAGTTTCTTTGGATAATTTCCGTTGCTGCTATCGTTGGCTGAATTGTCCAGTACTAGGGCGTATTCGTCAGGGTCTTCAAAATACTCATCTTGGGCAAGAGCTAGCGTATTCACGGCGCCTGGGCTGGTGGTCTGGGGGCATTTTATTGCGAAGTGGTTTCGTGTTCCACACTTGGAGCACTGTTTACCCCATGCGGGACATTCCTCCTTTTTCCTAATTTGGGTTTTACCGCAGAACTTGCAGGATATTGTTGGGAGTGCATTCCCTGCATTCCGATCATATCTTCGGCTTGAGCTGGCTGTCATCGCTTGCTTAAACCTCATCAAGGATTGTTTTGCTGCTGTAACTACATGAACATTGTCTGCCTGATTAATATCCCTTACTTGTTTGCTTGTGGATTCGCTGGCTCTGTACATATCTATGCAGGAGTTTAGGGTTAGGTCTTTTCTTTCTAGGAGTTTCTTTCATAGGGCGCTATCTCTGATTCCTATTACAACACGGTCTCGTATGAGATGATCTGATAGTAAGGCAttacggatgcaaatcgggacgccattttttcctgagttgctcggaggtaaatagcacaggatatccggagtttgacgagccaaccagcgcgcgagttcaacgctatcctctgttttagtatatactaaagaATACTATGTGCGGGTGATGCCCGGTACTTTGGTCACCTTTTTGTCGGGTGATACCCAGTGCATTTCGCGTGAATCGGGTGCTTGCTTTCGCGGGTGGTGCCCGCGTAATTTGGTGCACTTTCAGCGGGTATCACCTATAGGGGTTGCGTGAATCGGGTGTCCTGACATACCTTATAACATACAGACGGTGACAGACGGTAAGAATAGTTGTTTACTGCATATATTAGTTTCTGGTTAAACTACAGAATCCAGGGCTCAATGTGTT belongs to Montipora foliosa isolate CH-2021 unplaced genomic scaffold, ASM3666993v2 scaffold_390, whole genome shotgun sequence and includes:
- the LOC137987836 gene encoding uncharacterized protein: MPDQGLSAKGLRKIWNDEFLPSIRREIKTEILELKSSIKALTERCNELEKSQDFVSKKYDTAIAALQSVKSEISNLDKKHTTIVNSLEEKLGELARTIDRQDQSLYRVESALDETQLYLRRDCLEINGVPISSYENPNQFVKEVGLLAGVEIDDRHIAAAHKLPDSKNVKNRLIVKFIQRDKREELYKHRKNLVGKNISHLPSVEDGNGKIFINESLTSYRKRLFGRIREYKRNNNLKYLWTSNGKIMLKVNDMSPTQAFVTHEQFEDYLDQISNH